The genomic stretch TGCGAGGCTGGGCAAGCCATGGAAACACGACCATTACCAAGGACTAATTCTGAGTTATTCTAAACGCACGAGGAGGGAAACACATGGCGCGTGTGTACTCCACGTTAAACAACCACCCGGAAGATCAACCTTTATTCTTAGACATCATCAACAAGCGTTTTTGTATAATCTATATTAGAGTACAGTactttttattctttgtttatttCGAGACGAGTTGTTGTTTATAATAACGTTCTAGGAATAGAAAGTCCATGTGCTAGCTTGAACAATCAATTTGAAAACTACCTAGCAAATTCTACCAAACCGATCCAGCTCTCACTGGAAAAAAAACTCTGCACCCAAATTAAACATTTCCCAGATACTATCTGTAGTATAAAAAATACGAATCAAAATGCATTTGAACAGTTGAGCACTTGTCTGGTTCAACGAACCATTCATGAATGCCTTGATATTTTTCCTGCACCATCCAATCACCGAACCGGGTCTGTTCGCAATTTTGACTGATTGGACTAGGTTGGGTTGCCTCATCATCATTTGTCAGTGTCACGTCCCGGATCGGCGGCGGCCACGTCGCCCGCCGAACCCCTCTGGTAAACCAGAGCCACACAAACACCCCGCGCCGATCTGCCAAACGCCCGCGAGCGCCCGAAATCGCCGAAAAAAAATCTCGTGGCTTTCCCGGCGGCGAAAAGGACGGCGAAGGGGTAAAAAAAGGATAAGCTAATAAAGCGAGGAAAAAAGCGCTgccctttttttattttatgtatattttcCCGCCGCTAGGTTGCCTGGTTGGTGTGGCACTGTGGCCCTGTGGGTAGCGCCTGCCCGGTTGCACCTGGACGACGGCTGGCCCGGGCGTCGTGCGCGTCATCGCCTAGCGCACGAGTGGCTCGGCGGCGACCGGCCGGGCCGAGCCGTTGCTGTCGCTGTCGCGGGCACGCACCGGCGGACCACTCCCCGCGGCTGGTGTTGCTTGCCGTGGATTTTGGAAATTCTTTGGCCTATACTACGTGGCTACATGTGGATTCCGAGAAAGGGACCGCCCGAGCGATCGCAGCCTCGCCTTGGGCGAATGTTCTTGTGGAGCCTGTCGAAGATTCTTCTACCACACTACTACAAGTACTATATGATTCTTTAGGTAGCTAGGAGTACTATAAGATTCTTCGATCACACTACTACATGTGTCTTGTGGCTCATAGGAATTGTCAGGTTCTAACTAAACAGTGTCTGGACTGCCATGTTTATTCTAAATTTAATTTGCTGATGACGAACGAAGTACGAACGATCATGTGCGCGGTTAACTAACACGGCGACAAAAACCATCTCGGCAggtgcggcgacggcggcgaggaggaggaggaggatgacgCCATGGAGAAGCACGCGGTGCAGGTGCTGGTGCTGGCGCACGCGTACCAGGTGCCGTGGCTGAAGCGTGCGTGCGAGGGCGCCATCGGCGCGCGCCTCACCGCGGACTCGGTGGTGGACGTGCTGCAGCTGGCCGACCTCTGCGACGCGCCGCGCCTGCACCTCCGCTGCACCAGGCTGCTGGCCAAGGAGTTCGCCGCCGTCGAGCGCACCGAGGCCTGGCGCTTCCTGCAGGAGAACGACCCCTGGCAGGAGCTCCACGTCCTGCAGCGCCTGCACGAGGCCGACATGGTACGTTTTTCTTTTCCACCCTTCTTCCTCCGTTCCACCGGCCGGCCGCTGGACCACACGGTCGATGTAAATCTGACAGATGATTGCAGCCTTGCACGCACGCACAGTGTAGTGCGAGTGCACTGCAAGGAAAtttagcatgcatgcatgatgacgCACGCCGGCCTGTCGCCGTGCGGCAGTGTGGTGGGGAGCATGCTTTCTTTAGGGCCAAGCTTTTGTTCCAGGAAATGGTGGACATGGTCGGACCTCCGTGTCGCGTTCGTGCGCGTAGGACATGACGCGAGTGTTTTTTCTATGTGGTTGGTGCGTCTGTGTAGGGCGGTTCAGGCGGCCCGTCCACGACAAATGGTCGGCGAATGTTCGCATCTCTCCGACCTCTTACCTTGCCTTTCCGCCTCTGTTATTTTAAAACGTTTTCATCTGGGTAGACAAATCGTGACCTGGAACAAAGTTTCCAGGCCAGGTCATGTTTAAGACTCGAGCGCCTGGGTTTGACAAAAGTTAGCGGAATCTTGGTGGCTACTCGATCAGTTCCATCTTTCAACAGTCTTCAACCGTAGGATTTCAAAAGTCGCACATGGAGAATATTTCATTCATCATGTTTACGTTTGTTGGACAGTTCCACGATGCACGTTTTTTTTTGTACCGACTACCGACCGAGCCTTGTGAGCTAAGCACTGACCGATGTGCGCTGGGTTCtggacgtgcagcggcggcgcaAGTGGCGGCGGAAGCGCGCGGAGCAGCGCGTGTACGTGGAGCTGAGCGAGGCCATGGACTGCCTTGACCACATCTGCACGGAGGGCTGCACGGAGGTCGGCCCGGCGAGgcgggcgccggcgccggcgccgtgcGCGCGCTACGCCACGTGCCGGGGCCTGCAGCTGCTCATCCGCCACTTCTCCCAGTGCCACCGCAAGAGCTGCGCGCGGTGCCAGCGCATGTGGCAGCTGCTCCGCCTCCACTCCGCGCTCTGCGACCGCCCCGACCGCTGCAACACCCCGCTCTGCATGTAAGCGCCACGGCTCTCGCCAGTTGCAGCCGTCCATCGCGTGAGCTCTCGCGTCTGACATTATTGTTGTGATTGTGCCATGCAGGAGGTTTAAGCAGAAGGAGCAGGAGAAGGTGGCTGCCAAGGCCGGCGATGACGACGACAAATGGGGGCTTCTGGTGAAGAAGGTGAAGGCTGCCAGGGTCTTCTCTTCTCTAGCCAACAGGAAGCAGACGAGCACCTCCACCCAGTGCTGAGCAAACACAGGAGCAGCCTGGGATGGTTAGAGGTAGGTAGATTAGTGAGTATGAGTGAGAGGTTGGAGTGAGCAGTTTTTTTGGGTCCGTTTTCAGATGTCAGATCTATGTTGAGCTATGTACATGCCTACTTTGTCACCCTGTGATGTACTCCTACGTTGGTAGAATAGAATTCTTTTAGTGAGGTCGCCAGGTCGGAGTCAGTGAGCCGAAAGTCAATGTAAAAACTGCATGTACCATATATATAGTAGGGAAATATGAGGTAAATAAATAGTCTTGTGATAATATTATATATCTTTCAGAATTCTGGCACCCTGACAAACTGATCGATCCAAAATGACTTGAACGCGGAATGAACGCCAGCCTCTTTTTTGGTTCCAATCAATCATGGTTCCATGATCCAACTTGCTCTTAAAGAAAGATTTCGTTAAGCATAGAAAAGTTCAGGGTTTTATGGAGTTTATTTTTTGTGCGAAGTTTTATGGAGTTTATTTAGTAGCACAAGTTGAGATGAGACATCATAATAAAAAGGCCATCAGCAAGCGAATAAGCAAATTGGCTGTGGCGCTATGATTATGAAAGCAAAGCTGCTTGAatcagccccccccccccccccccaaaaaaaaaaaaaagagtgcgGAACAaagaaagattttttttttccaaaagaaaaaagaaagagagagaaagatacTGCTGCGCAAGGCTAGGATCTAAGACAAGTAGTAGAAAATAGCACTACATTATTAACCTAGCATCTCGAAGAGTTTCCAAAACCATTTCCAATCTGTATTTTTGGGAAGATTGAAAAAACCGTTGTCCAACAACTCCCTACCTCAACCCCTAATCTTTGGGCACTTAGAAATATCAACCTCATCCCATACTATTCATCGCGCCAATCCAAAAGTGCAAGAACGTGGAGAAGAGTAAGTAGTACATAATTCAGGATGCAATGTACGAGAGaaagaaaatatataaataGTTAAGAGTGTTAAAAATAGTACGTGAACCTCTATCTTTTAAGCGCAAGATTTTAGAAACTATTGGAGGGAGCCAACAACGAAGCCAACAAATATGCTCCCAGGTTcaaaaagaaaacatatatgCTCCCAACTTTTTTTAGTCACTTAGAAAACTCATTAATTTTCCAagtgattttttttagaaattattgGAGATGATCTAGAACGGCACAACAGAAAAGCAACCAACATGCTGGATATGTATGCCTGGAACATGAGTAAATATAACACGATGTCACTTAAACAGCACCAAACATTCTGGTTTCCAGCACAGGTTTCTTCAAGTGAACAATGAAATCTCAGTACAAAACAACACCTTATAACCAGATAAAAAAAATCTGAGAGTTGAGTTGTGTTGTTTTGAAATAACAACAAAAATGGCAGCAAACCCTTTTGTCCCAAGCAAGCTGGATCAGGTTCTTGCAGCTGTACTAAGTTACAATAATTCAAGATGAGCATACCCGTTGAATTCAACAAAGTTATAGCATCTCTCGCTTTATTAGAAGTGTCGAGCATACATCAGTCAAGATATCACTTGGAAATACAGCAGaggaaatatgacaaaggaattgCCTGAAACAATTGGCCAAATGATAATCATGATTCATTCTCTTTAGCTTGGGCCATTAACTCTGCCTGCATTCTCTTTATCTCCAGCTCCCTTTCCATCCTCTCTTTCTGAAAGAATGAAACCACTATCAGCTGCTTCCATAAAAAAACATCCTTAAGTACAACAAACTATAGATGCTGACAGAGCATGTATGTTGCACAGATGGGCCATGGTGGTTTTGGTGGTCAGGTGTGTTTATGAGTGATGAACTGATGATGGTGTTCTTGGTGGTAACAGAAGATACAAGTGATTCTGTCTGTGCTTGAGTCTAGCACTACAAAGGCACATAATGCTGTCATGTCTTAACACCATCTTTGAAGAACAGGGATCTAAAAACGACTAAACATGCCTACAGAAAGAGAAGCTGTGCGCCAGAGAAACACAACCACAACAACTTTCCATCTCTCACAATGAACCTTTGGGTACAATGGAGACAAAAAATTAATCATAGTATCAAAGTGTCATCGTGTGAACACACACAATTATTATCACACATGATTTGTTTTCGAACAGGTCAAAGTTTCCCTGGCAATGTACCTCAAATGGCTTTCGAACTGCAATCCAGACACTCAGGATTCAGAACAAACCATAATTATACAACCTTACAGCATGAGTATCGATTCCACTGGATATCGAGTGCTCATACCCAAATCCATACCCATGTTGTTTGGGGAGGGTATGGATTATCTAGTAAAGTATGGATATGGGGAGGGTAATACCCGTTACACCCGCCGCTCCAAATCATCTTCGCCACCGCCCACaaaactcccaatctcacaagatGTTCAGGAGGTGCTGGGCTAGGTGGTGGCTGAGTCTCGAGCAACGAGAGGTTGTGTTTCATTGCGGCCATCACACAGGCACTGCCTCACTTCCATTGTTGTCTCCTTCCATGTGCCTTCGAAGCTGTTCTACAGGGAGCGGGGTCTCTGGAATGGTGTTCTTGTCGCCAGCGGAGCTAGCAGGGGCCATCGTGGTGGCGAGCCCCACCTCCACGTTGCAGGTACCGACCAGCAGTCCCACGTCTCGGTGACTACGACCGTCCTGTTCTCCCGTCACGGGGTGagttcatcatcagccagggatCATCGTTGTTAGCCAGGGATTGCCGTCGGTGCAAGAACAGGAGCTGGGATCTCTTACGTGCAGAGATCGGTCAATGAACAGCAGGTAGAAACAGGCATACCCATACCCATTTTGATATACATGgggatggataaaataattgaaTGGGTAGGTGTCAATTCTGGATTTGGGTACAGTTAATCCACGGTTGTGGCCAACGGCATCACTAAGAATGAGACAACTAATGCAATTGAGATTAACTTTCAATCGACATTTTATTGGAGCCATGGAACACTAGAACTATTTTGATAGGTGTACACCTGAATGATAATGGAAACAACACTACAGCTGCAAAAAATGGGTGCCATGATTGCAAACTCATAAAAAGTCAAAACCCTCAAAGGTGACATATGTTGTTTCTTTTCAACAGTATATCCAATCTATTGTTTGAAATTGGCTGCTTCCAGATGTCTTCCATTTGCAGATTCTTCTATCACACTCTAATAGTCTAATGTTCTGGTGCTAAATTCTCCACTAGTGGTTTCCGTGAGAAGATGTAACATCTGAATTCATTTCATTGTCTGTGGCACAATTTTATATGATCTGTTCCTAGACTAGGACACAAATTGgcgtctcaaaaaaaaaaaagggaaaaaaaaaagaatgcagAGACTCAGAGAGCGCCGGGAGGGAGGGCAGCACAGCAACTGAAGAGAGGCTATGCTTCCAAACACCGCACTCAGAATCTCAGATAAGCCAGAAACTCTTCTCGAACTCACAGTTCATCAGACCATGTCGGATCTAGCATATGCATTCGAAGATTCATGTGGTTCGAGCAACAGCCAATCAAAGGGCATAGACAAACCGGATCTAACAAGCTAACGCGATAATGGAATCTACAAGCTGCACCCGCATAGTAACAAGGAATGGATTTGAATATACAAGGATTGACAAGGGGAAGAGATTGCGCCAGAGAAGCGGCATCCGCATAATACCTTTTCGTCCTGGTGAAGGGCGATCCAGACGTGGACCCTGTCCATGGACTGCCAGAAGAGGAACGCCCCGAAGGTCATCGCGAAGTAGGTCGCCACCCGCACCATCTTCTTCCCCTTCTCCGACCTCTCTGGCTGCGCCCCTCTCTCCGGCTCTCCCTCTCCGCCGAGGATTTGGGGATTTTGCGATGGCTGCGGCTTCTTCTGGGCACGAAGGTACCTTCCAATGGACGGGCCGGGATTCTCTTTAGGCCTCGGAGGAGTTATTTGGGCCGGGCCTTCATTCCCTTCTGGGTCTAAATCAGCTGTGACTTATTTTTTGAGTGCTACTAAGCACTGACTACttgtctcaaaaaaaaaaagcactgACTAGGAACAAACTCAGAGACCTATGTAATTCATCATACATAAAAAAATCGGAACAACATGTACAgaaaaaataaattcatttgCACAGTGGagggaaaataatttttttttccaaaactcaaaatttctATGTGTGGTTATAGTGGGTTTAATACTGCCCCTGAAATTTAAGAGTGGAGAGGATAGAAGGAGTGAGACCACCTTATAATTCTTGTCACTCGAAGTGTAACACCTATAGTTAATCTTCTATACAAAGCAATGAAAAGTGTAAGAGAGGCGATGCATATGCAGACTCAATCCACATGGGGATGCACCATAAGTAAATTTTAGTGTGGCGTATCATGACGAGATTGACCAATGCAAAATTTGGACGTGGAGGTGTATCAATATAGATCAATGCACGTAGAAATCAGCAATGCTTAAATCACAACATGTTTCTCACTATTATAATGGATGGTCGACAAGTATCTGGGGTCATTTCTTCCCATCATAAAACTCTCTAAGCCAAACCTACAATCcattttttaaacaaaaaataGTGATATTCTTCATGGAAGGCAACACTACGGAATGTCATAGGGATATCGATTTTGGTCAAAACAGTCTTGATGGTGGTGCCTATCTATGTTGATCGCCATGGAGGTTCCAAAGTGGGTTATCAAGGCAATTGACAAACGGCGGCAGACCTTTCTTTGAAAAGAAAGATGAGAAATGCAACTAAAATAGAATGATTAGGGAACATTTTCGATGCTAAAGAACAACAATTTTAGAAGCGACAATGAGGATTTTTTAGGTGGGTACAAGACTTTCGGTTTGAGGTTATTTTTCAATTCCATCGTCTTTTGAAGTATAGTATAGatcaatgttttaaatagcgggctatagaAAATAGCGTCTTCCTGTCCCAGACACTATTTGCGCTATAGCGAacgctatagcggcgctatagcccCGCTACAGCGGCTGTTGTACACAGCAGCGTGCTGTAGCTATCCACGCTATAGCGCGCTATTTATTTAGAAACAGTCAAAATATATAATAGACAGCAACAAGTTCAAACAACCATCATATTTCACAATCACAAATCACAGGTGTTTCACAGTTTAATACATAACTCATAAGCATAATACGCGACTGCATACTACATAACCTCAAGTGCATAAGCACAACACAACAAATAAGTGCATAACTGCCTTTTTTTTCTTGTCAGTAGATAAACAGCAATAGCGCACAAATAGCGGCGCTATTTCAgtttagcggcgctatagcgcgcTATAGCGCCAATAGCGCCGATAGCGTAAAAATGAGGTATAGCTTGGCGTCGACTTATTCTGGccgctatagcggcgctatagcgcgaAAATAGCACGCTATTTTAAACATTGGTATAGATAAATAGTTTTATAGTATAATTTAAATTGAAGAGGACTCGAACCTAGATAGTTGGATGCATGACTACCTTCAACTCAACCATATTTAAGTTCGTCTCACTTCCAATAATTTATACATGAGTTTTTAACATTTTCTTAAAAAGTAGTCTGTCTGTTGCAAAAAAGCACAGTTCTCACTTTAAAAAAACCCGACTAAATCTATATAAGAAAATATTAACGTCTATGATATCAAATAAGCATTATTAATCAATcaaagaatatatttttatagtaaatgtatttaaataCATAaatgttgacactgttttttataaatttagttatATTTGAAATTAGTTGACCTTTCGTAGAAACAAGGAGTGTTTTTCTTTACGCATGGAGTAAATATATTGCAACTGCAGAACACCCATAAAACATAGATACTCTCCATACTGAATATGCCAGCTTTATGAAAAGTGGCTGAAAatactattcgctgatttattatgagagaaaaacattgttggcTGGCAGAATAGGCAGACAAGACACTCTCCATTCACTTGCAGCTTTAAGATAGTAtacattatttacatgttacaggCCGCTAGATACAGTTACAACAGTTACAGAAATGATTACAATAGCAAGAGCAAAACCGCACCTCGCGTGGTAAACAGGTACAAAATTACTGAGTTGCCATGAGAGGTGAGGGGACAACAAATTGTACAACAGTTTTATTTCACACACATTACCAGCTACTAGCGGTACACAAGATGTTTCTTTCCCGGCATAGTGGAATGAGACGTATTTCCCCGGCAGCAGTATGATAAAGCTGCATGCCAATGCAATCTCTCATTTTGGAGAATTTTGTCAACCCAGTATTCATTGGGTGCAGAACACTCATGCTTCCACCTCATTGCAGTAATCCACTTCTCTTTCCCCAACCCATGGCTATGATGTACAAAATCACGCAGCCAGCAACAGTCCCGAAAGTAGTTTCCCAAAATTTTCTGTTTGCTGCTCGAGTTTCCTCCTCAGTTGTTGGGTCTGTGTAAAGTGATATGCCAATATTCATACCAAAAAGACCAACTACAGCCACTCCAGCAGTAATGACAACAGTAGCAGTCGAGAGCATGACTCCCATCTGCAGCAGCTGATTCTGCTTGTCATCCAACATTATATTGATATAATCTTCTGTGTCATCAACGTACTCCCTCAGCTTCAATAATAGAGAGGACATTTAAAGGATCAGAAACATGCAAATAAGACATCTTATGAATGTGAAGCTCAGCTCCCCACACTAGTGTCCTTGTGTCACTGATAGCACATGGTacataaaaaaaaaagcaacAAAGAACTATCGGTAATTAGGTGCAGAATGAACTAAAACACTAACACAAGATCCACTGGCTTAAGTTATCTAATTTTATAAGAAATTGCTAATTCTATGCTGTCTTAAGATTAACTTGTTTAGATAAATGGATAGCATTACTAAACCAAACAGAAAGAGCTTGTTATTTATTAAAGAAATAGTTAAATAAGTATATACAATAATAATTAATGACAGGGAACGCTCAATCAAACCAACCAGACACTTTGCCAACATTTAAAGGTGCAATATCTTTTCACAATAGTGAAACACTTACAACTCTTTAGTTTGTTTTACTTGTGGAAGTCTGTTATATACCATATTAGTAATAGCAtcatctcaacacaaatcaaataCTTTCATCATAGTTTAGAATTTCTGGTTAAAGTGATATCGTGCTTCAAGAAAACATTTGCTGTTACCAATAGTACCTCCTAAACAAAACAATATTGGCAGCGATGTGAGTAAGAGGGCAAGTGAAATTACATGTGATAGCTTGTTAAGTGTGCCATCAATTTGCACAAAGTAAGCCTCTAGAAGCATCTC from Sorghum bicolor cultivar BTx623 chromosome 3, Sorghum_bicolor_NCBIv3, whole genome shotgun sequence encodes the following:
- the LOC8078704 gene encoding uncharacterized protein LOC8078704, which codes for MVRVATYFAMTFGAFLFWQSMDRVHVWIALHQDEKKERMERELEIKRMQAELMAQAKENES
- the LOC8056140 gene encoding BTB/POZ and TAZ domain-containing protein 1, with product MCEAPRLGYRAAGAGDADAADVDVVTTGGRRRIPAHSSVLASASPVLGSILERRLQKDRESGKPGRSVVRIRGVTDDAAAAFVRLLYAGRCGDGGEEEEEDDAMEKHAVQVLVLAHAYQVPWLKRACEGAIGARLTADSVVDVLQLADLCDAPRLHLRCTRLLAKEFAAVERTEAWRFLQENDPWQELHVLQRLHEADMRRRKWRRKRAEQRVYVELSEAMDCLDHICTEGCTEVGPARRAPAPAPCARYATCRGLQLLIRHFSQCHRKSCARCQRMWQLLRLHSALCDRPDRCNTPLCMRFKQKEQEKVAAKAGDDDDKWGLLVKKVKAARVFSSLANRKQTSTSTQC